One Candidatus Thermodiscus eudorianus DNA segment encodes these proteins:
- a CDS encoding glycosyltransferase family 39 protein, with protein MGINDEPTTRRIELATLGLFIYITSWLWYVNNNRAWLPTLTATIEWLESPHITYGGSLHPPPVPVDAAIPVAIALLVACMLVGARPLTEFLASATLVFMGITGWTTMVLGILGHADRMVIDAAMALELAAALVLFTKFKCRGSSGDGSSMGRRFSLAERLILPVILLAVAMYFWHSLLYPVDGWDELIYHATMAKVLYLYHGFPTLVGPSVGIEMSSNYPALYPSIAGYFYITTGMVDDFYLRLVSPLAAAITLYYTYRIASHMEWMKYPLLAPFILAITPEFVNHAFQSNNYMLLTAFFTMTLYHTLRYRGSRDYRILMLLGLTMGFMASTNYEGILLAAIALALTLYWMKPGRGEWRRLLYPSLLLAAVAVPWYVRNIVRVGDPLYPFLTNMIGLHTTTLYLLRRTMEGIKSVSMWVAFGKPNPGPLDYLYLLTSHRGLYPSIALALWASITLLLASKRRSRDTGLILAVLAVITVFAVNGFFLRYLLPVMPVAAAYTLYLVKDAFPRGGGDGLRAKIAVATVLLVIVLPGLLFPGLPVLIGGRSFIYHSPQIKPGGDFTYYIAHPGMDWTELMKHEYGEDAYAWIWLNEHLKPGQKILTMDHRIYYVAGGDPLAFIFLDSDEAIPLITMNDPKAVLDWLRERNVEYIFLSGYPLPAHLQEIPLVKMLGSPLFPVVHWASNPGSRVYHVGPVRTPITSQEEVYINTDQWLGPVDIAGRRAMYVGPIETLAPRIYVSADCAYVVNVTYLDRGEGALDINLYSPSKDRWYLGLANIFTRNTSEWKTISFITPPDPAGYVVLGLHAYSYIYISNITAEPVTEWDRYCLYNVSNRFNYGMSPPAIVVYLPPLTMGDKIIVEAESNMNISVEVFQGLIGIDEMTKWWEKHQIIARNPQLPVMGTHNPTLEWSPNQPGLYTLLIVQWSQPEDREEPLLKISISAAIK; from the coding sequence ATGGGTATAAACGATGAGCCAACGACGCGGAGGATAGAGCTGGCAACTCTGGGACTCTTCATCTACATAACCTCCTGGCTATGGTACGTTAACAATAATCGCGCATGGCTACCCACGCTCACAGCAACCATAGAATGGCTCGAATCCCCCCACATAACCTACGGCGGAAGCCTACACCCTCCCCCGGTCCCAGTCGATGCAGCGATACCAGTAGCCATAGCCCTACTCGTCGCATGTATGTTGGTAGGCGCTAGGCCGTTAACCGAGTTCCTGGCATCCGCCACGCTAGTATTCATGGGGATAACCGGCTGGACCACAATGGTCCTCGGGATACTGGGACACGCCGACAGGATGGTGATTGACGCGGCCATGGCCCTGGAACTGGCGGCCGCCCTAGTCCTATTCACAAAGTTCAAGTGCAGGGGTAGTAGTGGGGATGGCTCCAGTATGGGGAGGAGGTTTTCGCTGGCGGAGCGGTTAATCCTCCCCGTAATACTGCTTGCGGTGGCGATGTACTTCTGGCACTCCCTGTTATACCCGGTTGACGGGTGGGACGAGCTAATCTACCACGCCACGATGGCCAAGGTACTCTACCTATACCACGGGTTTCCAACCCTGGTGGGTCCCTCTGTAGGTATAGAGATGAGCTCCAACTACCCAGCACTCTACCCGTCTATAGCGGGCTACTTCTACATAACCACGGGCATGGTCGACGACTTCTACCTGAGACTCGTATCCCCCCTGGCGGCGGCCATAACACTATACTACACCTATAGGATCGCGTCGCATATGGAATGGATGAAGTACCCCCTGCTAGCCCCATTCATACTAGCGATAACTCCAGAGTTCGTCAACCACGCGTTCCAATCCAACAACTACATGCTGCTAACAGCGTTCTTCACGATGACGCTATACCACACGCTACGGTACAGGGGCTCCAGGGACTATAGGATCCTGATGCTCCTCGGGCTCACAATGGGGTTCATGGCGTCGACCAACTACGAGGGAATACTCCTAGCCGCGATAGCCCTAGCCCTAACACTGTACTGGATGAAGCCTGGCAGGGGCGAGTGGAGGCGCCTCCTCTACCCCTCACTCCTGCTAGCCGCGGTAGCCGTGCCATGGTATGTCCGGAATATAGTCAGGGTGGGGGACCCCCTCTATCCATTCCTAACGAACATGATAGGACTACACACGACAACCCTCTACCTGCTCCGCAGGACAATGGAGGGTATAAAGAGCGTCAGCATGTGGGTGGCCTTCGGCAAGCCCAACCCAGGCCCGCTGGACTACCTCTACCTACTGACGAGCCACAGGGGCCTATACCCCTCGATAGCCCTAGCACTCTGGGCCAGCATAACGCTCCTCCTAGCCTCAAAGAGGAGGAGCCGGGACACGGGTCTAATCCTAGCAGTCCTAGCGGTCATAACGGTGTTCGCGGTCAACGGATTCTTCCTAAGATACCTGCTCCCGGTAATGCCGGTCGCAGCCGCATACACCCTATACCTCGTGAAAGACGCGTTTCCACGTGGAGGCGGGGATGGTCTACGAGCTAAGATTGCTGTTGCCACGGTACTGCTCGTGATCGTGTTGCCTGGCCTCCTCTTCCCGGGCCTCCCAGTCCTCATAGGAGGGCGTAGCTTCATATATCACAGTCCCCAGATAAAGCCGGGAGGCGACTTCACATACTACATAGCACACCCGGGCATGGACTGGACGGAGCTTATGAAGCACGAGTACGGTGAAGACGCCTATGCGTGGATATGGCTTAACGAGCACCTCAAGCCGGGTCAGAAGATACTGACAATGGACCACAGGATATACTATGTGGCCGGCGGGGACCCCCTAGCATTCATATTCCTGGACTCGGACGAGGCAATCCCCCTCATAACAATGAACGACCCCAAGGCGGTCCTAGACTGGCTCCGGGAGAGGAACGTGGAATACATATTCCTCTCAGGCTACCCCCTGCCAGCCCACCTACAGGAGATACCATTAGTCAAGATGCTCGGCTCACCCCTCTTCCCCGTGGTGCACTGGGCCTCGAATCCGGGGTCGAGGGTGTATCATGTGGGCCCGGTGAGGACCCCTATAACCAGCCAGGAGGAGGTATACATAAACACCGACCAGTGGCTCGGCCCAGTCGATATAGCCGGTAGAAGGGCCATGTACGTTGGCCCCATAGAGACCCTGGCCCCCAGGATATACGTCTCGGCCGACTGTGCATACGTCGTGAACGTCACCTACCTCGACAGGGGAGAGGGGGCTTTGGACATCAACCTCTACTCCCCTAGCAAGGATAGATGGTACCTGGGCCTAGCCAACATATTCACCCGCAACACGAGCGAGTGGAAGACCATATCCTTCATAACGCCGCCAGACCCGGCTGGATACGTGGTGCTCGGACTCCACGCCTACAGCTACATATACATATCCAATATAACGGCCGAGCCAGTCACCGAGTGGGACCGCTACTGTCTATACAACGTGTCGAACAGGTTCAACTACGGCATGAGCCCGCCGGCGATAGTAGTGTACCTCCCACCCCTCACCATGGGCGACAAGATAATAGTGGAGGCGGAGTCAAACATGAACATAAGCGTAGAGGTATTCCAGGGCCTGATAGGCATAGACGAGATGACCAAGTGGTGGGAGAAACACCAGATCATAGCCAGGAACCCACAGCTACCAGTAATGGGAACCCACAACCCAACACTAGAATGGTCTCCAAACCAGCCAGGCCTCTACACGCTACTAATAGTCCAATGGAGCCAGCCCGAAGACAGGGAGGAACCACTCCTAAAAATATCGATATCGGCGGCGATAAAATAG
- a CDS encoding WD40 repeat domain-containing protein, whose amino-acid sequence MERPTAPLLILLLILAGTILPVATAAPPEPPPTWIHDLGDYVTSVDMSDDGKFVIVGTRHGFLFLFDSEGKEIWRKELDIPVVDVAISPDGRIIAALMNETENRGRLSLYSSDGGEIATWILDSPGTAVDVTLVEGEAYFIGVGLLDGSVVITDTTDILWYERIHNDAVLDVEFEPRVAMLATCSRDGTVALVDVTRRDVVWKTDLGRPVFSIDFNSDGKFLAAGVPEGVYLLDPVHGAVIWDNGVHGLVESVALGTEITYAGGNDYYSGQSELRATDSTGNTMWAIPFKDAFIRALDVSDDDRYIVVGLSNGRIFLFDNNGKDLWEYDTVDGAGITSLALNPTGDYLVVGSESEKSDLMYFTPDPPPPVPEPYYVGVFMLIVLLLVYVFYKRRVAEAS is encoded by the coding sequence GTGGAGCGGCCTACAGCTCCACTCCTAATCCTCCTGTTAATACTAGCAGGCACGATACTCCCTGTGGCGACAGCGGCCCCGCCAGAACCACCCCCAACCTGGATCCATGACCTCGGAGACTATGTGACCAGCGTTGATATGAGCGACGACGGCAAATTCGTTATAGTCGGGACCAGGCACGGCTTCCTCTTCCTATTCGATAGCGAGGGAAAAGAGATATGGAGAAAAGAGCTAGACATCCCAGTCGTGGATGTAGCCATTAGCCCCGACGGGAGGATCATAGCAGCATTAATGAATGAAACCGAGAACAGAGGCCGTCTATCCCTATATAGCTCTGACGGGGGAGAGATTGCGACGTGGATCCTCGACTCTCCGGGCACGGCTGTCGATGTAACACTAGTGGAGGGAGAAGCGTATTTCATTGGAGTTGGTCTACTTGATGGATCGGTGGTTATAACAGACACTACAGACATCTTATGGTATGAACGTATCCATAACGACGCGGTGCTTGACGTAGAATTCGAGCCGCGTGTAGCAATGCTGGCTACATGCTCAAGAGACGGTACAGTTGCCCTGGTAGATGTGACACGTAGAGATGTAGTCTGGAAGACTGACCTAGGCAGACCAGTCTTCAGCATAGACTTCAACTCTGACGGCAAGTTCTTAGCAGCTGGCGTACCGGAAGGAGTGTATTTGTTGGATCCAGTGCATGGAGCCGTGATCTGGGATAACGGGGTCCACGGCCTTGTCGAGTCTGTCGCGCTGGGCACTGAGATAACGTATGCCGGCGGCAACGATTACTATAGTGGTCAAAGCGAGCTTAGAGCAACCGACTCGACGGGAAACACTATGTGGGCCATCCCATTTAAAGACGCCTTTATTAGGGCTCTCGACGTGTCCGATGACGACAGGTATATTGTAGTGGGCCTATCGAATGGCAGGATATTCCTCTTCGACAATAATGGCAAGGATTTATGGGAGTATGACACTGTCGATGGCGCTGGCATCACGTCCCTGGCCCTAAACCCCACGGGTGACTACCTTGTTGTTGGTAGCGAGTCCGAGAAGAGTGACCTGATGTATTTCACGCCTGATCCGCCTCCGCCGGTGCCGGAGCCCTATTACGTGGGCGTGTTCATGCTGATTGTGCTACTCCTGGTGTATGTGTTCTATAAGAGGCGCGTGGCGGAGGCCTCCTAG
- a CDS encoding DUF445 family protein yields MTGTLHGPAVVAAMAVVGGLIGYVTNVVAVKMLFRPRKPICLLHGKVCIQGVIPARKDEIASRLADIASNHLLSEDAKKRFSGLFRERLREAITGIVLDNLLRHAPRNPFTGKLASIIAEAIVDAVTPRIFRLYEEAMSRIDLREVVEGELRRLSTEDIEEVFYKLAGRELKFIELAGLALGSIIGLVEGVLVLALA; encoded by the coding sequence ATGACTGGTACACTTCATGGACCCGCGGTAGTCGCTGCTATGGCCGTGGTGGGCGGGCTGATAGGGTACGTGACTAACGTTGTCGCCGTCAAGATGCTCTTCAGGCCCAGGAAGCCCATATGCCTACTACACGGTAAGGTATGCATACAGGGAGTCATACCGGCTAGGAAAGACGAGATCGCCTCCAGGCTAGCCGATATAGCCTCAAACCACCTCCTATCTGAAGACGCGAAGAAGCGATTCTCGGGGCTCTTCAGGGAGAGGCTGAGGGAGGCCATAACCGGTATTGTGCTAGACAACCTACTACGCCACGCCCCGAGGAATCCCTTCACCGGGAAGCTCGCATCCATAATAGCCGAGGCAATCGTGGATGCCGTGACCCCGAGGATCTTCAGGCTCTACGAGGAGGCTATGTCACGGATTGATCTCCGGGAGGTGGTTGAGGGGGAGTTGCGTAGGCTGTCAACGGAGGATATAGAGGAGGTGTTCTACAAGCTGGCCGGGAGAGAGCTCAAGTTCATAGAACTGGCCGGGCTAGCACTGGGCTCAATAATAGGCCTGGTAGAGGGGGTACTGGTACTAGCGCTGGCCTAG
- a CDS encoding cupin domain-containing protein, translated as MYRRVLEGVYMKLVQCSSEILVVETLLEPGAQVPEHSHESSQASIVLKGSLVFGVEGQGEKVLRAGDYTIVPSGVKHWARALEYSVVLDVNWPLTRDRMLLVERLGGCRGISG; from the coding sequence ATGTATAGGAGGGTCCTCGAAGGCGTCTACATGAAGCTAGTCCAGTGCAGTAGCGAGATACTGGTTGTCGAGACGCTCCTTGAACCCGGAGCCCAGGTGCCAGAGCACTCCCACGAGTCGAGCCAGGCGAGTATCGTGTTGAAGGGGAGCCTCGTATTCGGCGTGGAGGGACAGGGGGAGAAGGTGTTGAGGGCAGGCGACTATACTATAGTGCCTAGTGGAGTCAAGCACTGGGCCAGGGCCCTAGAATACTCGGTGGTCCTCGATGTTAACTGGCCGTTGACGAGGGACAGGATGCTTCTCGTGGAGAGGCTTGGCGGCTGTAGAGGCATATCCGGTTAA
- a CDS encoding rubrerythrin family protein: MSEPRPMTKDALMSSFGGESMAHMRYLIFAEIAEREGFPNVARLFKAVAFAEQVHARNHYKRLGALKEDAKVVAGAPFGPGNTSKNLELAIMGEEFEVEEMYPVYIEIARAQGNKAAEISFRYALEAEKIHAQLFREAKKYVDQGKDWPLDGYIWVCPVCGHTYVGKEPPPKCPVCGVLGKDYVRF; encoded by the coding sequence TTGTCCGAGCCTAGACCCATGACCAAGGACGCGTTAATGTCCTCCTTCGGCGGGGAATCCATGGCCCACATGAGATACCTCATATTCGCCGAGATAGCTGAGAGGGAGGGCTTCCCCAACGTAGCCAGGCTCTTCAAGGCAGTCGCCTTCGCCGAACAAGTCCACGCTAGGAACCACTACAAGAGGCTGGGCGCCCTGAAGGAGGACGCGAAGGTCGTGGCGGGCGCCCCATTCGGCCCCGGCAACACTTCGAAGAACCTGGAGCTAGCCATAATGGGGGAGGAGTTCGAGGTAGAGGAGATGTACCCCGTCTACATAGAGATAGCCAGGGCCCAGGGCAACAAGGCCGCCGAGATAAGCTTCAGGTACGCCCTTGAGGCCGAGAAGATACACGCCCAGCTATTCAGGGAGGCCAAGAAGTACGTGGACCAGGGCAAGGACTGGCCCCTAGACGGCTACATATGGGTCTGCCCGGTATGCGGCCACACATACGTGGGCAAGGAGCCGCCGCCTAAGTGCCCTGTCTGCGGGGTCCTGGGCAAGGACTACGTCAGGTTCTAG
- a CDS encoding gamma-glutamyltransferase family protein, whose amino-acid sequence MDELNHRVRQAYGRKLGVATEEPLASAAAARVLFLGGNAVDASVAASLVLGVVAPHLGGLGGDYFALIRAPDGRVDYVNGSGHAPRRLKRELFLDRGLRSVPPRGPLSPTVPGMIDALYRMWRRHGSMEWRDLVEPAIRLAREGFPAPPSLAKALKAHAVELAKDPGSRRTYLEDTPIEPGTMVKFEGLARLLEEIAGDPRSFYEGSPAERIEEYLAERGGVLALDDMRVYEAVFEDPVSASYRGWTVWEMPPNTQGITTLHMLKVLEQWRLPRDPRSRLYYILSAAGVVYEARDRELGDPRYMKMSVEELLSEDYIGMMRSIAARGPLECARLAGASGGDGDTTHYTVMDEDGMIVSGIQSLFQPFGSMVTEPIYQVTLHGRASGFTLQPGLPNTLEPGKKPLHTLSAVIAVAGDKVLSLGVSGGHFRPQQHAFLVTSVVDHGYSIGEAIALPRLLWTPWTCRLTVDPGVGAWGVPPGYEVVAGRTGVANGLYSWPGGLAVATDYRGDGYPVASG is encoded by the coding sequence GTGGACGAGCTAAACCACAGGGTCAGGCAGGCTTACGGCAGGAAGCTTGGAGTGGCAACAGAGGAGCCCCTCGCGTCGGCGGCCGCCGCCAGGGTGCTCTTCCTAGGCGGGAACGCGGTCGACGCCTCGGTAGCGGCTAGCCTAGTCCTAGGCGTCGTGGCGCCCCACCTGGGAGGGCTTGGAGGCGACTACTTCGCCCTGATCAGGGCCCCCGACGGCAGGGTAGACTATGTGAACGGGTCTGGACACGCGCCCCGCAGGCTGAAGAGGGAGCTGTTCCTCGATAGGGGGTTGAGGAGCGTGCCGCCGCGAGGCCCGCTCTCGCCCACGGTGCCAGGCATGATAGACGCGTTGTACAGGATGTGGAGGAGGCATGGGAGCATGGAGTGGAGGGACCTGGTGGAGCCCGCTATAAGGCTAGCCAGGGAAGGCTTCCCGGCCCCTCCATCACTAGCCAAAGCCCTCAAAGCCCACGCGGTCGAGCTAGCCAAGGACCCGGGCTCCCGTAGAACCTACCTAGAAGACACGCCCATAGAGCCCGGCACCATGGTCAAGTTCGAGGGGCTCGCACGCCTGCTAGAGGAGATAGCAGGGGATCCGAGGAGCTTCTATGAGGGAAGCCCAGCGGAGAGGATAGAGGAGTACCTGGCCGAGAGGGGCGGGGTGCTGGCACTAGACGATATGAGGGTCTACGAGGCCGTCTTCGAAGACCCGGTGAGCGCCTCGTACCGCGGCTGGACCGTGTGGGAGATGCCCCCCAACACGCAGGGCATAACGACGCTCCACATGTTGAAGGTGCTGGAGCAGTGGCGCCTGCCGAGGGACCCCCGGTCTAGGCTCTACTACATACTCTCGGCTGCCGGGGTGGTTTACGAGGCCAGGGATAGGGAGCTGGGTGATCCACGCTACATGAAGATGAGCGTCGAAGAGCTATTGTCGGAGGACTACATAGGCATGATGAGGAGCATAGCCGCCAGAGGCCCCCTGGAGTGTGCGAGGCTGGCCGGAGCCTCTGGCGGGGACGGGGACACGACCCACTACACAGTCATGGATGAGGACGGGATGATAGTCTCCGGCATACAGAGCCTCTTCCAGCCCTTCGGATCCATGGTAACCGAGCCCATATACCAGGTGACGCTCCACGGGAGGGCCAGCGGGTTCACGCTCCAGCCGGGCCTGCCCAACACGCTGGAGCCCGGCAAGAAGCCCCTCCACACCCTCTCGGCAGTGATAGCCGTGGCTGGAGACAAAGTGTTGTCCCTAGGAGTCTCGGGAGGCCACTTCCGGCCCCAGCAACACGCGTTCCTAGTTACTAGCGTGGTCGACCACGGGTATAGTATAGGAGAGGCTATAGCACTCCCCAGGCTACTCTGGACCCCCTGGACCTGTAGGCTCACCGTGGACCCCGGGGTCGGGGCCTGGGGGGTCCCTCCTGGCTATGAGGTCGTGGCTGGGAGGACTGGCGTGGCCAACGGGCTCTACTCTTGGCCTGGGGGTCTTGCTGTGGCCACCGACTATAGGGGCGACGGGTATCCCGTGGCCTCGGGGTAG
- a CDS encoding antibiotic biosynthesis monooxygenase — translation MSVAIVNRIRARDKATFDSIIERFMNRSRLVDGMKGFQGIELLVDREGLEVLVVTKWDSMESLKAWLDSQEFKAAHKREGPRLDAESEGRIYEVIPL, via the coding sequence TTGAGTGTCGCGATCGTGAACAGGATAAGAGCCCGGGACAAGGCAACCTTCGACTCCATAATAGAGAGGTTCATGAACAGGAGCAGGCTTGTAGACGGGATGAAGGGGTTCCAGGGCATAGAACTACTCGTGGACAGGGAGGGCCTAGAGGTCCTAGTCGTGACTAAGTGGGACTCCATGGAGAGCCTCAAGGCCTGGCTTGACAGCCAAGAGTTCAAAGCGGCCCACAAGAGGGAGGGGCCGAGGCTAGACGCCGAGAGCGAGGGGAGGATATACGAGGTAATCCCCCTCTAG
- a CDS encoding energy-coupling factor transporter transmembrane protein EcfT, producing MIPWLLQRIEAALNYEAGRGLVYRAHAGLKLVGLAFSWASVLVAQGLPMHLASLSYPLLLHALAGRVKARYAFISSAVPALLIGAAALVLSPYRPLTLEWLERSIVLTLRVYALASAGLLTFSTTPPTRLAGLVSRRFPLLHDTLILAYRLAPLATIDLARAYVSQRLLGKGVRDPLVGAVLEELYRARMIEVSLYTRGVEPGKPRSPLDDPGDPVLGMLLAGAGLLALAVVIAWRLLA from the coding sequence TTGATACCATGGCTCCTCCAGAGGATTGAGGCCGCCTTGAACTACGAGGCTGGGAGGGGCCTCGTGTATAGGGCGCACGCTGGGCTCAAGCTTGTGGGGCTCGCCTTCTCCTGGGCCTCGGTCCTAGTAGCCCAGGGGCTGCCCATGCACCTGGCCAGCCTCTCGTATCCATTACTGCTCCACGCCCTGGCTGGCAGGGTTAAGGCTAGGTACGCCTTCATATCCAGCGCTGTGCCAGCGTTGTTGATCGGCGCGGCGGCCCTAGTCTTGAGCCCTTATAGGCCCTTGACCTTGGAGTGGCTTGAGAGGAGTATCGTGCTCACCCTGAGGGTCTACGCGCTCGCCTCGGCCGGCCTATTGACCTTCTCCACGACACCGCCCACCAGGCTGGCGGGCCTCGTCTCCAGGAGGTTCCCGCTCCTCCATGATACCCTTATACTGGCCTATAGGCTGGCCCCCCTCGCCACTATAGACCTTGCTAGGGCCTACGTGTCCCAGAGACTCCTGGGCAAGGGCGTGAGGGACCCTCTAGTCGGCGCGGTCCTTGAGGAGCTGTATAGGGCTAGGATGATCGAGGTCTCACTATACACTCGGGGCGTCGAGCCCGGGAAGCCTAGGTCGCCGTTGGATGACCCGGGCGATCCCGTGCTCGGCATGCTACTGGCTGGGGCTGGCCTCCTGGCCCTAGCAGTAGTCATCGCCTGGAGGCTGCTTGCCTAG